One window from the genome of Microbulbifer sp. ALW1 encodes:
- a CDS encoding VOC family protein → MLDHIGLIVHDYQRSKAFYQSALAPLGYELVSEMADWAGFGWGGKPQLLIKGGSSTVPAVHIAFSAEDRQTVHAFYKAALEAGGKDNGAPGLRPEYHDSYYGAFVLDPDGHNIEVVCHIPEDAF, encoded by the coding sequence ATGTTGGATCATATCGGTCTTATTGTGCACGACTATCAACGCAGCAAAGCGTTTTACCAGTCGGCACTGGCGCCGCTCGGCTATGAGCTGGTATCGGAAATGGCGGACTGGGCAGGATTTGGCTGGGGTGGCAAACCGCAATTGCTGATCAAGGGCGGATCCAGCACGGTACCTGCGGTACATATTGCCTTCAGCGCCGAAGACCGGCAAACGGTGCACGCCTTTTACAAGGCGGCGCTGGAAGCCGGGGGCAAAGATAACGGTGCTCCCGGCCTGAGGCCGGAATACCACGACAGCTATTACGGCGCTTTTGTATTGGATCCAGACGGCCACAATATCGAAGTGGTATGTCACATTCCCGAAGATGCTTTCTAG